DNA from Saccharicrinis carchari:
TGAATAACTCGGATCCATAAGGTTTAAATATTTTAAACTCAAGTTATGCTTTAATGCGGGCATTACCTTAGCCGTTTGGTTTTCCTTATCCTTACTTTTGAGTAAATACTTTTTTTTAAGCTCCAAAGGTACTACATCTACTTTATCAATAGCATAAACCCCTTTTGCGGCTTTCCTAAGTACGTTATGCGATATATCGGTACCCAGTATTTTGTACGTAAACGAGGGTTCCCCCAATTTGTATTCGTTTAATATCATGGCTATGGTATAAAGCTCCTCGCCACTGGAACAGCCCGCACTCCAAATTTTAAAAGGTTCTTTTTGCCCACTTTTTGTATAATCAGGCAATACCTTTGTTTTTAAAAAATCAAAATGTATGGGCTCTCTGAAGAAATCGGTTTTATTGGTTGTAACTACATTTAAAAAATTAAATATTTCCTCCCGATGCCCTTCTTTACTGAACAGGTAATCCTTATACTCACCGTACGATTTCATACCTAAGTGCTTAATCCTTTTAAGCAAACGTCCCTGCAACATAATGCGTTTAACGGGTGGCATTTTAATACCAAACTCGCCATATATAAATTGGCTAAAAGCGGCAAAGTCCTGCTCCGAGAGCTGTGCTTTAAAGCATTCCAACTCTTGCGGATTTGCATTTATGTTAGTATACACCGTCACT
Protein-coding regions in this window:
- a CDS encoding CheR family methyltransferase; the encoded protein is MYTNINANPQELECFKAQLSEQDFAAFSQFIYGEFGIKMPPVKRIMLQGRLLKRIKHLGMKSYGEYKDYLFSKEGHREEIFNFLNVVTTNKTDFFREPIHFDFLKTKVLPDYTKSGQKEPFKIWSAGCSSGEELYTIAMILNEYKLGEPSFTYKILGTDISHNVLRKAAKGVYAIDKVDVVPLELKKKYLLKSKDKENQTAKVMPALKHNLSLKYLNLMDPSYSMINERYDVIFCRNVLIYFDRSTQENVINKLSAYLKPGGVFFIGHSESLTGMQVPLQHVKPTIFRKV